A window of the Microbacterium sp. AZCO genome harbors these coding sequences:
- a CDS encoding DUF305 domain-containing protein, giving the protein MSDAEAAETDASPAPSRPRWWVYVLVAVGVAALAFAIGRFSTFGTSSAVTPNPADIGFARDMQVHHTQAIEMAMDIYRKTDDEELRSLAYDMATSQAGQRGEMYDWLVQWGLPQSGAPLMSWMTDAASGHAGHAGGAATGTPQTDAELRAAMGMATADEIAQLNAATGAQADCLFLTLMIRHHQGAIPMADAVLELGSVPRVLAVAQSMKQGQTAEIDAMTAMEQRLGCTQ; this is encoded by the coding sequence ATGAGCGATGCGGAGGCGGCCGAGACCGACGCGAGCCCCGCGCCGTCCCGCCCGCGGTGGTGGGTCTACGTGCTCGTCGCGGTCGGTGTCGCGGCCCTCGCCTTCGCGATCGGGCGATTCTCGACGTTCGGCACCTCCTCCGCCGTCACGCCGAACCCGGCCGACATCGGCTTCGCGCGTGACATGCAGGTTCATCACACGCAGGCCATCGAGATGGCGATGGACATCTACCGCAAGACCGACGACGAGGAACTGCGCAGCCTCGCGTACGACATGGCGACGAGCCAGGCCGGCCAGCGCGGCGAGATGTACGACTGGCTGGTGCAGTGGGGCCTGCCGCAGTCGGGTGCGCCGCTCATGTCGTGGATGACGGATGCCGCGTCCGGCCACGCCGGACACGCCGGCGGCGCTGCGACCGGCACGCCGCAGACGGACGCCGAGCTCCGCGCGGCGATGGGCATGGCCACCGCAGACGAGATCGCGCAGCTGAACGCCGCGACAGGTGCCCAGGCCGACTGCCTGTTCCTCACACTCATGATCCGGCACCACCAGGGCGCGATCCCGATGGCGGACGCCGTGCTCGAGCTCGGGAGCGTTCCCCGCGTCCTCGCCGTCGCACAGAGCATGAAGCAGGGCCAGACCGCCGAGATCGACGCCATGACCGCGATGGAGCAGCGCCTCGGCTGCACGCAGTGA
- a CDS encoding multidrug effflux MFS transporter, which translates to MLHPGDSIPARRRILYIILLGALTALGPFTIDLYLPAFPVLEADFNTTAAAIQLTLTGTMIGFGLGQLIVGPLSDKVGRRIPLLSVTALHVVASICAALAPTLVTLSIARVMMGAGAAAGGVVAAAIVRDLFGGRRLVVMLSRLALVSGVAPVLAPLLGSALLLVMPWRGVFVVLAVYGFVMLISASIFLPETRPRARRTEGGSTTVWQRYRSVFSDRVFVGVLIIGGMTFSGLFSYLSSSSFLFQLDYGFDPQQYGMLFAVNSLGVVLGVQTASRLAARFGPQWVMAWSTGVLVVAASAIIVFDQLGFGLWGTIVPLFFFMTGCGFTFPCVQVLALDRHGKAAGTAQSIIGATNFGVAGIISPLVGWIARDAGITPTTMASVMVACAIVGVLSLWFVVRPRTVERLAP; encoded by the coding sequence ATGCTGCACCCGGGGGACTCCATCCCCGCCCGGCGCCGCATCCTCTACATCATCCTGCTCGGGGCCCTGACGGCCCTCGGCCCGTTCACGATCGACCTCTACCTGCCGGCGTTCCCCGTCCTCGAGGCCGATTTCAACACGACGGCCGCCGCGATCCAGCTGACGCTGACCGGCACGATGATCGGGTTCGGCCTCGGCCAGCTGATCGTCGGCCCGCTGTCGGACAAGGTGGGCCGCCGCATCCCGCTCCTGTCGGTGACGGCGCTGCACGTCGTCGCGAGCATCTGTGCAGCGCTCGCGCCGACGCTCGTGACGCTGTCGATCGCTCGCGTCATGATGGGCGCGGGCGCCGCGGCGGGCGGCGTCGTCGCGGCCGCGATCGTGCGCGACCTGTTCGGCGGACGCCGTCTCGTCGTGATGCTCTCGCGCCTCGCCCTCGTGTCGGGTGTCGCGCCTGTGCTGGCGCCGCTCCTCGGCTCGGCGCTGCTGCTCGTCATGCCGTGGCGGGGCGTCTTCGTCGTGCTGGCCGTCTACGGCTTCGTCATGCTCATCTCGGCGTCGATCTTCCTGCCCGAGACGCGTCCACGGGCCCGTCGCACGGAGGGAGGCTCGACGACCGTCTGGCAGCGGTATCGCAGCGTCTTCAGCGACCGCGTCTTCGTCGGCGTCCTGATCATCGGCGGCATGACCTTCAGCGGTCTCTTCTCCTACCTGTCGTCCTCGTCGTTCCTCTTCCAGCTCGACTACGGCTTCGACCCGCAGCAGTACGGCATGCTCTTCGCCGTCAACTCCCTCGGCGTCGTGCTCGGCGTCCAGACGGCGTCGCGCCTCGCGGCGCGCTTCGGGCCGCAGTGGGTCATGGCGTGGTCGACGGGGGTGCTTGTGGTCGCGGCATCCGCCATCATCGTCTTCGACCAGCTCGGCTTCGGGTTGTGGGGCACGATCGTGCCGCTGTTCTTCTTCATGACGGGCTGCGGCTTCACGTTCCCCTGCGTCCAGGTGCTCGCGCTCGACCGCCACGGCAAGGCGGCGGGCACGGCGCAGTCGATCATCGGGGCGACCAACTTCGGCGTGGCGGGCATCATCTCGCCGCTCGTGGGCTGGATCGCCCGCGACGCCGGCATCACGCCGACGACGATGGCCTCGGTGATGGTCGCGTGCGCCATCGTCGGTGTGCTGTCGCTGTGGTTCGTCGTGCGACCGCGGACTGTGGAGCGCCTCGCCCCCTGA
- a CDS encoding glucosidase, whose protein sequence is MTAIPASHGAAANTAEGARLAEAGSRPWRDWGPYVSERAWGTVREDYSADGDAWDFFPHDHARSRVYRWNEDGMAGFSDESQTWCLSLALWNGVDPILKERMFGLTGPQGNHGEDVKEYWWYLDGTPTHSWNTWRYHYPQREFPYADLVAENARRGKLDPEYELVDTGVFADDRFWSVTVDYAKEGPHDLLMNITVDNAGPDEATIHVLPTLWFRNIWSWGYPENEKPLLRAEGGRVVGEHSRSGPLVLVGDGSPEILVCDNETNTERLFGVPGSRYPKDGINDHVVRGAATVNPEQRGTKASLHYVLTVPAGETARVRVRLVGAASLAVDAPAGALANTPVDVETDFDAILERRRAEADAFYDATIPAARDSEEYRVARQAFAGLLWGKQFYHYDVSRWLSGDPGNPAPPPGRGDIRNGRWLNLNSHDVILMPDPWEYPWFAAWDLAFHCVTLAHIDPEFAKDQLILLLREWYMHPGGQLPAYEWDFSDVNPPVHAWAAIRVFELDGRTDFTFLARVFHKLLLNFTWWVDNKDRERDNLFEGGFMGLDNISPLDRSSLSPDVGYLEQADSTGWMAMYAIDLLDIALRLALHDPAYEDIATKFLEHFLAIATAANAGVMWDDEDAFYYDVFHSADGRDIPVKVKSLVGLVPLRATLAYDVDLVGDALPNFRERGLWWLENHPTDARLFHTRDIDGERHRLLALIPPDRLVRLLENLFDEDGLLGPYGIRSVSAWHRDHPFSLEVGGQTATVDYEPAESTTNLFGGNSNWRGPVWMPLNVMLVEALRDYDKLSPDEFAVEFPAGSGAVQPLRDSADDIARRLISMFLPGESGRRPVHGWYDLLATDPRWKDNLPFHEYFHGDTGMGLGAEHQTGWTALVAHLVMTTPPAATPDPSRKDATK, encoded by the coding sequence ATGACCGCCATCCCCGCTTCGCACGGCGCCGCCGCGAACACCGCCGAAGGCGCTCGCCTCGCCGAGGCCGGCTCCCGGCCGTGGCGCGACTGGGGTCCGTACGTCTCGGAGCGCGCCTGGGGCACGGTCCGCGAGGACTACAGCGCCGACGGCGACGCGTGGGACTTCTTCCCGCACGACCACGCCCGGTCGCGCGTGTACCGGTGGAACGAGGACGGCATGGCCGGCTTCTCGGACGAGAGTCAGACGTGGTGCCTCTCGCTCGCGCTCTGGAACGGCGTCGACCCCATCCTCAAGGAGCGCATGTTCGGCCTCACCGGTCCGCAGGGAAACCACGGCGAGGACGTCAAGGAGTACTGGTGGTACCTCGACGGCACCCCGACGCATTCCTGGAACACGTGGCGCTACCACTACCCGCAGCGCGAGTTCCCGTACGCCGACCTCGTCGCCGAGAACGCGCGGCGAGGCAAGCTCGACCCCGAGTACGAGCTCGTCGATACCGGAGTGTTCGCCGACGACCGCTTCTGGTCGGTCACCGTCGACTATGCCAAGGAGGGCCCGCACGACCTCCTCATGAACATCACGGTCGACAACGCCGGACCCGACGAGGCGACGATCCACGTCCTGCCGACGCTATGGTTCCGCAACATCTGGTCGTGGGGCTATCCCGAGAACGAGAAGCCCCTCCTGCGGGCGGAGGGCGGACGCGTCGTGGGCGAGCACTCGCGGTCGGGACCGCTCGTGCTCGTCGGGGACGGCTCCCCCGAGATCCTGGTGTGCGACAACGAGACGAACACCGAGCGGCTCTTCGGCGTGCCCGGCTCGCGGTACCCCAAGGACGGCATCAACGACCACGTCGTCCGGGGCGCGGCGACCGTCAACCCCGAGCAGCGCGGCACGAAGGCATCCCTCCACTACGTCCTCACGGTGCCCGCGGGCGAGACCGCGCGCGTGCGCGTGCGACTGGTCGGCGCGGCCTCGCTCGCCGTGGATGCCCCGGCTGGAGCTCTCGCGAACACGCCGGTCGATGTCGAGACCGACTTCGACGCCATCCTCGAGCGGCGCCGCGCAGAGGCTGACGCCTTCTACGACGCGACCATTCCGGCCGCGCGCGACAGCGAGGAGTATCGCGTTGCGCGTCAGGCGTTCGCGGGCCTGCTGTGGGGCAAGCAGTTCTACCACTACGACGTGTCCCGCTGGCTCTCCGGCGACCCGGGCAATCCCGCTCCCCCGCCGGGACGCGGCGACATCCGCAACGGGCGGTGGCTCAACCTCAACAGCCACGACGTGATCCTGATGCCGGATCCGTGGGAGTACCCGTGGTTCGCCGCGTGGGATCTCGCGTTCCACTGCGTGACTCTCGCCCACATCGACCCCGAGTTCGCGAAGGATCAGCTGATCCTGCTGCTGCGCGAGTGGTACATGCATCCGGGCGGCCAGCTCCCGGCGTACGAGTGGGACTTCTCCGACGTCAATCCGCCGGTGCACGCGTGGGCGGCCATCCGGGTGTTCGAGCTCGACGGGCGCACCGACTTCACGTTCCTCGCGCGCGTGTTCCACAAGCTGCTGCTCAACTTCACGTGGTGGGTCGACAACAAGGACCGCGAGCGGGACAACCTGTTCGAGGGCGGCTTCATGGGCCTCGACAACATCTCGCCGCTCGATCGGTCGAGCCTCTCGCCCGACGTCGGGTACCTCGAGCAGGCCGACTCGACCGGCTGGATGGCGATGTACGCCATCGACCTGCTCGACATCGCGCTGCGGCTCGCCCTGCACGATCCCGCCTACGAGGACATCGCGACGAAGTTCCTCGAGCACTTCCTCGCGATCGCGACCGCCGCCAACGCCGGCGTGATGTGGGACGACGAGGATGCCTTCTACTACGACGTCTTCCACAGCGCCGACGGCCGCGACATCCCGGTCAAGGTGAAGTCGCTCGTCGGGCTCGTGCCGCTGCGCGCGACGCTCGCCTACGATGTCGACCTCGTCGGCGATGCCCTGCCGAACTTCCGCGAGCGAGGGCTCTGGTGGCTCGAGAACCACCCGACGGACGCGCGCCTCTTCCACACCCGCGACATCGACGGCGAGCGGCACCGGCTGCTCGCGCTCATCCCGCCGGACCGTCTCGTCCGGCTGCTCGAGAACCTGTTCGACGAGGACGGACTGCTCGGGCCGTACGGCATCCGGTCGGTCTCCGCCTGGCACCGCGACCACCCCTTCTCGCTGGAGGTCGGCGGACAGACGGCGACCGTCGACTACGAGCCGGCGGAGTCAACGACCAATCTGTTCGGCGGCAATTCGAACTGGCGGGGGCCGGTGTGGATGCCGCTCAACGTCATGCTCGTCGAGGCCCTGCGCGACTACGACAAGCTCTCGCCCGACGAGTTCGCCGTCGAGTTCCCCGCGGGATCGGGCGCCGTGCAGCCGCTGCGCGACTCGGCGGACGACATCGCGCGGCGGCTCATCTCGATGTTCCTTCCGGGCGAGAGCGGACGACGGCCCGTGCACGGCTGGTACGACCTGCTCGCGACCGACCCACGCTGGAAGGACAACCTGCCCTTCCACGAGTACTTCCACGGCGACACCGGCATGGGGCTGGGCGCCGAGCATCAGACGGGATGGACGGCGCTCGTCGCCCACCTCGTGATGACCACCCCGCCGGCGGCGACGCCGGACCCCTCGCGAAAGGACGCAACGAAATGA
- a CDS encoding glucose 1-dehydrogenase — MTLEGKVAIVTGGNSGIGKAIVLELAAQGASVVIDWVTHPEATDELEQQLHALGEDKVTGVEADVSKVDDLKKLVDAAVSAFGRLDIMINNAGVETRTDVLSTTEQQYDFVLDVNLKSAFFGTQLAAKQMIAQGGGGAIINISSVHEDWPMPGNTAYCLSKGGARMLTRTAGQELGPHGIRIVNVGPGAVATPINTSTMADPEKMKTLDAAIPLGRMAQPEEIASVVAFLASDGGAYLNATTVFVDGGLMHSSPGL; from the coding sequence ATGACCCTCGAAGGAAAGGTCGCCATCGTCACGGGCGGCAACAGCGGCATCGGCAAGGCGATCGTGCTCGAGCTGGCGGCGCAGGGCGCCTCGGTCGTCATCGACTGGGTCACGCACCCCGAGGCGACCGATGAGCTGGAGCAGCAGCTCCACGCCCTCGGCGAGGACAAGGTCACGGGTGTCGAGGCCGACGTGAGCAAGGTCGACGACCTGAAGAAGCTGGTCGATGCCGCGGTCTCGGCGTTCGGTCGCCTCGACATCATGATCAACAACGCCGGCGTCGAGACCCGCACCGACGTGCTCTCGACGACGGAGCAGCAGTACGACTTCGTCCTCGACGTCAACCTCAAGAGCGCCTTCTTCGGCACGCAGCTCGCGGCGAAGCAGATGATCGCGCAGGGCGGCGGCGGCGCCATCATCAACATCAGCTCGGTGCACGAGGACTGGCCCATGCCCGGCAACACCGCCTACTGCCTGTCGAAGGGCGGCGCACGCATGCTGACCCGCACGGCCGGTCAGGAGCTCGGCCCGCACGGCATCCGGATCGTCAATGTCGGCCCGGGTGCGGTCGCGACCCCGATCAACACCTCGACGATGGCCGACCCCGAGAAGATGAAGACGCTCGACGCCGCCATCCCGCTCGGCCGCATGGCACAGCCCGAGGAGATCGCGAGCGTCGTGGCCTTTCTCGCCTCGGACGGCGGCGCCTACCTCAACGCGACGACCGTGTTCGTCGACGGCGGGCTCATGCACTCGAGCCCGGGTCTCTGA
- a CDS encoding DUF3105 domain-containing protein encodes MTPTAPDDKRTSGNPATQAKINQSVKQQREQKRQEKLAEYQKQLAKRRRSKLVWWVVGSAAAVIVIAAIVASIVFAPKPAPTYQAGSSTGAEIDGVETFQNVATHTEDPVTYEQTPPAGGPHNPVWLNCGVYDQPVPNENAVHALEHGAIWVTYDADKIKGDDLAKLKSYLPSTYAVLSPYKGLDSPFVLSAWNHQLKLDSVDDPRITEFFTEYWRSQNAPEPTALCTGGIDAPGKVS; translated from the coding sequence ATGACCCCGACAGCACCCGACGACAAGCGCACGAGCGGCAACCCCGCGACTCAGGCGAAGATCAACCAGTCCGTCAAGCAGCAGCGCGAGCAGAAGCGCCAGGAGAAGCTCGCCGAGTACCAGAAGCAGCTGGCGAAGCGGCGGCGCAGCAAGCTCGTCTGGTGGGTGGTCGGGTCGGCGGCAGCGGTCATCGTGATCGCCGCGATCGTGGCATCCATCGTCTTCGCCCCGAAGCCCGCGCCGACGTACCAGGCCGGCAGCAGCACGGGCGCCGAGATCGACGGCGTCGAGACGTTCCAGAACGTCGCCACGCACACGGAAGACCCGGTCACGTACGAGCAGACGCCCCCGGCCGGCGGCCCGCACAACCCCGTCTGGCTGAACTGCGGCGTCTACGACCAGCCTGTTCCCAACGAGAACGCCGTCCACGCGCTCGAGCACGGCGCCATCTGGGTCACCTACGACGCCGACAAGATCAAGGGGGACGACCTGGCGAAGCTGAAGTCGTACCTGCCGTCGACCTACGCCGTCCTCTCGCCGTACAAGGGACTCGACTCGCCGTTCGTGCTGTCGGCGTGGAACCACCAGCTCAAGCTCGACTCGGTCGACGACCCGCGCATCACGGAGTTCTTCACCGAGTACTGGCGCAGCCAGAACGCGCCCGAGCCCACCGCGCTCTGCACGGGGGGCATCGACGCGCCGGGCAAGGTCTCCTGA
- the cydB gene encoding cytochrome d ubiquinol oxidase subunit II, which translates to MELQTFWFIAVAFFWTGFFVLEGFDFGVGALHRLIGRDDVERRVVINTIGAWWDGNEVWLIVAVAAMFAAFPGWYATWFSALYLLVWLLLAALIVRGVSFEFRGKFEAARWRSTWSWTLTIGSLAAPLLLGIGLGDLIAGLPIDADGDFTGSFADLLTPYGLVFGVTLVTLSLLHGAAFLGLRTTGAVLSRSRTLARILAVPATVLVVVLMAWTAVLAPTGVWGVVAVVVPVAAAVVAAVAATRRRAPRLVFAATAVTIGGVVAALFAHLYPTLLVSSTDAAASLTVDDASSSEYSLQVMTVVALVAVPLVVGYQAWSYYVFRRRLVSPSAPLPRGGPARPSEGVVT; encoded by the coding sequence ATGGAGCTTCAGACGTTCTGGTTCATCGCCGTCGCCTTCTTCTGGACGGGATTCTTCGTGCTGGAGGGCTTCGACTTCGGGGTGGGTGCGCTCCATCGGCTCATCGGTCGCGACGACGTCGAGCGGCGCGTCGTCATCAACACGATCGGGGCCTGGTGGGACGGCAACGAGGTGTGGCTCATCGTCGCGGTCGCGGCGATGTTCGCGGCCTTCCCCGGCTGGTACGCCACGTGGTTCTCGGCGCTGTACCTCCTCGTGTGGCTGCTGCTCGCGGCTCTCATCGTGCGCGGGGTCTCGTTCGAGTTCCGCGGCAAGTTCGAGGCCGCCCGGTGGCGATCGACGTGGAGCTGGACGCTCACGATCGGGTCGCTCGCCGCGCCCCTGCTCCTCGGCATCGGCCTCGGAGATCTCATCGCGGGACTGCCTATCGACGCCGACGGCGACTTCACCGGGTCGTTCGCGGATCTGCTCACCCCCTACGGGCTCGTGTTCGGCGTGACGCTCGTCACGCTGAGCCTCCTGCACGGGGCCGCCTTCCTCGGTCTCCGCACGACCGGCGCCGTGCTCTCGCGCTCCCGCACCCTCGCCCGCATCCTCGCGGTTCCCGCGACAGTGCTCGTCGTCGTCCTCATGGCCTGGACGGCCGTCCTGGCGCCGACCGGCGTGTGGGGCGTCGTCGCCGTCGTGGTGCCGGTCGCCGCCGCTGTCGTCGCCGCCGTCGCAGCGACGAGACGCCGGGCTCCGCGGCTCGTCTTCGCCGCGACCGCCGTCACGATCGGCGGCGTCGTCGCGGCGCTCTTCGCCCACCTGTATCCCACGCTGCTGGTCTCGAGCACCGACGCCGCGGCATCCCTCACCGTCGACGACGCGTCGTCGAGCGAGTACTCGCTCCAGGTGATGACCGTGGTCGCACTCGTCGCGGTGCCGCTCGTCGTGGGGTACCAGGCGTGGAGCTACTACGTGTTCCGGCGACGCCTCGTCTCGCCCTCGGCCCCGCTCCCCCGCGGAGGTCCTGCCCGTCCGTCCGAAGGAGTCGTGACATGA
- the glgX gene encoding glycogen debranching protein GlgX, whose amino-acid sequence MQVTVRPGRPYPLGARATSDGVNFALAAPRATAVDLCLFDPDGTESRIALPARDAGIWHGLVTGVGPGQRYGYRVHGDWDPAEGRRFNPAKLLLDPYARAIGGAVTFTPAAYGHDAANPTRPDGEDSAGVMPRSIVVEELPPAGEVIADAPERRSLADAVLYEVHVKGFTATHPDIPENLRGTYAGLAHPAAIAHLTSLGVTAVELLPVHQSVPEAFLVEAGLTNYWGYNTIGYFAPHAGYSAAVRAGRPGGQVAEFRAMVDALHAAGLSVILDVVYNHTAEAGADGPTIAFRGIANKTYYRLSPSDPATYVDTTGCGNSLNVGEPFTLRLMMDSLRYWVTEMGVDGFRFDLAPSLARADGSFSALSAFFDLVAQDPVLAQVILIAEPWDVGQGDSYDLGRFPAGWSEWNGRFRDTVRDFWRSHDGLLPDLAARITGSPDLYTRHSRGPDASINLVTVHDGFTLADLVSYDGKHNEANGQDNRDGTDDNRSWNCGVEGPTDDATVVALRARQRRAMLSTLVLSRGVPLLLGGDDIGRTQRGNNNAYCLDDEVTWWDWAGADADLHAFTANLVRLRHRHPVLRRTRYPSHPEAVRWFTPSGAPMSAGDWSDGAAKSVALVLSGALDPDLDDASEALVDVDVAMLLNAWWEPLDFALPWADAVTVESDSFEPARAGTIATESITVGPRSFVLVARA is encoded by the coding sequence GTGCAGGTCACGGTTCGCCCCGGTCGTCCCTATCCGCTCGGTGCCCGCGCGACCAGCGACGGCGTCAACTTCGCCCTCGCGGCGCCGAGGGCGACAGCCGTCGACCTCTGTCTGTTCGACCCCGACGGCACCGAGTCGCGGATCGCGCTTCCCGCGCGCGACGCCGGCATCTGGCACGGGCTCGTCACCGGCGTGGGGCCCGGGCAGCGCTACGGCTACCGCGTGCACGGCGACTGGGACCCCGCCGAAGGGCGGCGATTCAACCCGGCCAAGCTGCTGCTCGATCCGTACGCGAGGGCGATCGGGGGAGCTGTCACCTTCACTCCGGCCGCCTACGGGCACGACGCGGCGAACCCGACGAGGCCTGACGGCGAGGATTCGGCCGGGGTGATGCCGCGCAGCATCGTCGTGGAGGAGCTGCCGCCCGCCGGCGAGGTGATCGCAGATGCGCCGGAACGCCGCTCGCTCGCCGACGCCGTGCTCTACGAGGTGCACGTCAAGGGGTTCACGGCGACGCATCCCGACATTCCGGAGAATCTGCGCGGCACGTACGCGGGGCTTGCCCACCCGGCCGCGATCGCGCACCTGACGTCGCTCGGCGTGACGGCGGTGGAGCTGCTGCCCGTGCACCAGAGCGTGCCGGAGGCGTTCCTCGTCGAGGCAGGCCTGACGAACTACTGGGGCTACAACACGATCGGTTACTTCGCGCCGCACGCGGGATACTCAGCCGCTGTGCGCGCCGGCCGGCCCGGCGGCCAGGTGGCCGAGTTCCGCGCGATGGTCGACGCACTCCATGCGGCCGGTCTCTCGGTCATCCTCGACGTCGTCTACAACCACACCGCGGAGGCGGGCGCCGACGGTCCGACGATCGCCTTCCGCGGCATCGCGAACAAGACCTACTACCGCCTGTCGCCGTCCGACCCCGCGACCTACGTCGACACGACGGGATGCGGCAACTCGCTGAACGTGGGCGAACCCTTCACGCTGCGGCTCATGATGGACTCGCTGCGGTACTGGGTGACCGAGATGGGCGTCGATGGGTTCCGCTTCGACCTCGCGCCAAGCCTCGCCCGCGCCGACGGATCGTTCTCGGCCCTCTCAGCGTTCTTCGACCTCGTCGCCCAGGACCCCGTGCTCGCGCAGGTGATCCTCATCGCCGAGCCGTGGGATGTCGGTCAGGGCGACAGCTACGACCTGGGCCGCTTCCCGGCGGGATGGAGCGAGTGGAACGGGCGCTTCCGCGACACCGTGCGCGACTTCTGGCGCAGCCACGACGGCCTGCTGCCCGATCTCGCGGCGCGGATCACCGGCTCGCCCGACCTCTACACGCGCCATTCGCGGGGACCGGATGCCTCCATCAACCTCGTGACCGTGCACGACGGGTTCACGCTGGCCGACCTCGTCTCGTACGACGGCAAGCACAACGAGGCGAACGGCCAGGACAACCGTGACGGCACGGACGACAACCGATCGTGGAACTGCGGCGTCGAGGGCCCGACCGACGATGCCACCGTCGTTGCGCTGCGGGCGCGACAGCGCCGGGCGATGCTGTCGACGCTCGTGCTGTCGCGCGGCGTGCCGCTCCTGCTCGGCGGCGACGACATCGGCCGCACGCAGAGGGGCAACAACAACGCCTACTGCCTCGACGACGAGGTCACCTGGTGGGACTGGGCTGGTGCGGACGCCGATCTCCACGCATTCACGGCGAATCTCGTGCGCCTGCGCCACCGGCATCCCGTGCTCCGTCGTACGCGCTACCCCTCGCACCCCGAGGCGGTGCGGTGGTTCACCCCCTCCGGCGCCCCGATGTCGGCGGGGGACTGGTCGGACGGCGCCGCGAAGAGCGTCGCACTCGTGCTCTCGGGTGCGCTCGATCCCGACCTCGACGATGCCAGCGAGGCTCTTGTGGATGTCGACGTCGCGATGCTTCTCAACGCCTGGTGGGAGCCGCTCGACTTCGCCCTGCCGTGGGCCGATGCCGTGACGGTCGAGTCGGACAGCTTCGAGCCCGCCCGCGCGGGGACGATCGCCACGGAGTCGATCACGGTCGGACCCCGGTCGTTCGTCCTCGTCGCACGGGCCTGA